Proteins from a genomic interval of Desulfovibrio piger:
- the hypE gene encoding hydrogenase expression/formation protein HypE, protein MDDRILLDAGSGGRASQRLISQCFMRHFSNPLLDRMDDAALLDIKGPLAMSTDSYTVTPLFFAGGSIGTLAVHGTVNDVAMLGARPRYLSCACIIEEGLELSILDRVVADMAAAAQTAGVHIVTGDTKVVPRGMCDKIFINTTGVGEIFASPVPSGHAARPGDAVLVSGALGDHGLTVMGSREGLSFLTDVASDSAPLNHMIADIITACGEVHVLRDPTRGGLATTLNEIAEQSSVCIDIEESLLPVHESVRNGCSFLGLDPLYLANEGKCICILPQDRAEAALRAMQASPYGKEAAIIGRVAGDGKPGQVRLRTRIGGQRLLGMLEGAQLPRIC, encoded by the coding sequence ATGGACGATCGCATTCTGCTGGATGCAGGCAGCGGCGGACGCGCCTCGCAACGGCTCATCTCCCAGTGCTTCATGCGCCATTTCTCCAACCCCCTGCTGGACCGCATGGACGACGCCGCCCTGCTGGACATCAAGGGCCCGCTGGCCATGAGCACGGACTCCTACACCGTCACGCCCCTCTTTTTCGCCGGGGGCAGCATCGGCACCCTGGCCGTGCACGGCACGGTCAACGACGTGGCCATGCTGGGCGCCCGGCCCCGCTACCTGAGCTGCGCCTGCATCATCGAGGAAGGTCTGGAGCTCTCCATCCTCGACCGCGTGGTGGCCGACATGGCCGCGGCCGCGCAGACCGCCGGCGTGCACATCGTCACCGGTGACACCAAGGTTGTGCCACGCGGCATGTGCGACAAGATCTTCATCAACACCACCGGCGTGGGCGAGATCTTCGCCTCCCCCGTGCCCTCCGGCCATGCCGCCCGTCCCGGCGACGCCGTGCTGGTCAGCGGCGCTCTGGGCGATCACGGCCTCACCGTCATGGGCAGCCGCGAAGGCCTGTCCTTCCTCACCGACGTGGCCTCGGACTCCGCGCCCCTCAACCACATGATCGCCGACATCATCACCGCCTGCGGCGAGGTCCACGTCCTGCGCGACCCCACCCGCGGCGGTCTGGCCACCACCCTCAACGAGATCGCCGAACAGTCTTCCGTCTGCATCGACATCGAGGAAAGCCTGCTGCCCGTGCACGAGAGCGTGCGCAACGGCTGTTCCTTCCTCGGTCTCGATCCGCTCTATCTGGCCAATGAGGGCAAGTGCATCTGCATCCTGCCCCAGGACAGGGCCGAAGCCGCCCTGCGCGCCATGCAGGCCAGCCCCTACGGCAAGGAAGCCGCCATCATCGGCCGCGTGGCCGGGGACGGCAAGCCCGGCCAGGTGCGCCTGCGTACCCGCATCGGCGGCCAGCGCCTGCTGGGCATGCTCGAAGGCGCCCAGCTGCCGCGCATCTGTTAG
- the cobI gene encoding precorrin-2 C(20)-methyltransferase produces MTGTLYAVGVGPGAPDLLTLRAVEALRRVDVILAAASPRNDYSRALETARPHLRPDVRLQRLEFPMTHDKATLRAAWEKAAGITRDVLRGGENAAFLTIGDPLVYSTFGYLLKTLRQLDDSLPVEIIPGITSFQAAAARTRTILCESHETLCIIPGIRDEESLTQTLEQADSAVILKAYRNFPAIVSSLRRSGRLESGLMASHVEQPEERLAPVTTVAAEEGTPPYMSLILSRKK; encoded by the coding sequence ATGACAGGAACCCTGTACGCTGTGGGCGTGGGCCCCGGCGCTCCCGATCTGCTGACCCTGCGTGCCGTGGAGGCCCTGCGCCGGGTGGACGTGATCCTGGCGGCGGCCTCGCCGCGCAACGACTATTCGCGGGCGCTGGAAACGGCCCGTCCCCATCTGCGTCCGGACGTGCGCCTGCAGCGGCTGGAATTCCCCATGACGCACGACAAGGCCACCTTGCGCGCGGCCTGGGAAAAGGCGGCGGGCATCACGCGCGACGTGCTGCGCGGCGGCGAGAACGCGGCCTTCCTGACCATCGGCGACCCGCTGGTCTACAGCACGTTCGGCTATCTGCTGAAAACGCTCCGGCAACTGGATGATTCGTTGCCGGTGGAGATCATACCGGGCATCACGTCGTTCCAGGCGGCGGCCGCGCGTACCCGCACCATTTTGTGCGAGAGCCACGAGACCCTGTGCATCATCCCCGGTATCCGTGACGAAGAGAGCCTGACCCAAACGCTGGAGCAGGCCGACTCCGCCGTCATCCTCAAGGCTTACCGCAACTTCCCGGCCATCGTGTCATCCTTGCGCCGTAGCGGGCGCCTTGAGAGCGGCCTTATGGCCAGCCATGTGGAGCAGCCCGAGGAGCGTCTGGCCCCCGTGACCACGGTGGCTGCCGAAGAGGGGACCCCGCCGTACATGTCCCTGATCTTGAGCCGTAAAAAATAA
- a CDS encoding ABC transporter substrate-binding protein produces MKPDFCRPRQRIAAWGFRPGLWLGLCLCLFCCSVLPARALELVDSRGVTVRLERPAQRIIALYGAFNEILLALDARETLVARTAADAAIPGLQDLPAVGTHMRPNAELVAARQPDVVLQLAGRQEVLTQTEALEAVGIPVLVYEMQSFEQLFAVTRALGRLTGRETRAEALVADWQRRLAVLEQRYAGQPPVRVFYEVRYPNLLAAGRASIVDEIIRHAGGRNVLDAPQKLVRCNEEMLVALDPEAYILQQGPMNPAPQAPAERPHYRSLSAVRSGRVLLVDEHLFARPGPRSVEAAERLARWLHGEEQGSGE; encoded by the coding sequence ATGAAGCCTGATTTTTGTCGTCCGCGGCAGCGCATTGCCGCTTGGGGCTTTCGTCCTGGCCTGTGGCTGGGGCTCTGCCTCTGCCTGTTCTGCTGCTCCGTACTGCCTGCCCGGGCACTGGAGCTGGTGGACAGCCGGGGCGTGACCGTGCGCCTGGAACGGCCCGCACAGCGGATCATCGCCCTGTACGGCGCGTTCAACGAGATATTGCTGGCGCTGGATGCCCGCGAGACCCTCGTGGCCCGCACGGCGGCCGATGCGGCCATCCCCGGCCTGCAAGACCTGCCTGCCGTGGGTACGCACATGCGCCCCAATGCGGAGCTGGTGGCGGCCCGGCAGCCTGATGTGGTGCTGCAACTGGCCGGACGGCAGGAAGTGCTGACCCAGACCGAGGCCCTGGAAGCCGTGGGCATCCCGGTGCTGGTCTACGAGATGCAGTCCTTTGAACAGCTTTTTGCCGTGACCCGCGCTCTGGGGCGGCTCACCGGACGCGAGACGCGCGCCGAAGCCCTGGTGGCGGACTGGCAGCGGCGTCTGGCGGTCCTGGAGCAGCGCTATGCGGGGCAGCCGCCTGTGCGCGTGTTCTATGAGGTGCGCTATCCCAACCTGCTGGCTGCCGGACGCGCCAGCATCGTGGATGAGATCATCCGCCATGCCGGTGGCCGCAATGTGCTGGACGCGCCGCAAAAGCTGGTGCGTTGCAACGAAGAGATGCTGGTGGCGCTGGACCCGGAAGCCTACATCCTGCAACAGGGGCCCATGAACCCCGCGCCGCAGGCTCCGGCGGAGCGTCCGCATTACCGGAGCCTCAGTGCCGTGCGCTCAGGGCGCGTGCTGCTGGTGGACGAGCATCTGTTCGCCCGTCCCGGTCCCCGTTCCGTGGAGGCCGCCGAACGGCTGGCCCGCTGGCTGCATGGCGAGGAGCAGGGCAGCGGGGAGTGA
- a CDS encoding ABC transporter ATP-binding protein: protein MLRAEGIRAAYGTDEILHGVDIDLHPGEAVALLGPNGSGKTTLLRVLAGSLTPTAGMVQVQGADIRRLSPRERARRVAVLSQRSAAPQGMTALQMVLLGRYPWLGWWGSYSAEDRRIAHEALEETGALPLAGRQVSELSGGELQRVALARTLAQQSPVLLLDELAAGLDLARMLELFDLLERRRRAGAALLLVMHDCNLAAQYATRLLGLREGRVLFDGPVRRCFTAENLRALYAVDLHIVPHPRNGLPQALPLRPRGPEYREDSPHEA, encoded by the coding sequence ATGCTGCGGGCAGAAGGCATCCGGGCGGCCTACGGCACGGACGAGATATTGCACGGTGTGGACATCGACCTCCATCCCGGTGAGGCCGTGGCCCTGCTGGGGCCCAACGGCAGCGGCAAGACCACGCTGCTGCGGGTGCTGGCGGGCAGCCTGACGCCGACGGCGGGCATGGTGCAGGTACAAGGCGCGGACATCCGCCGTCTTTCCCCCCGGGAGCGGGCCCGCCGGGTGGCCGTACTTTCCCAGCGCAGTGCCGCGCCGCAGGGCATGACAGCCCTGCAGATGGTCCTGCTGGGCCGCTATCCCTGGCTGGGCTGGTGGGGCAGCTACAGCGCCGAAGACCGGCGTATCGCCCACGAGGCCCTGGAGGAGACCGGTGCCTTGCCGCTGGCCGGGCGGCAGGTGAGCGAGCTTTCCGGCGGTGAATTGCAGCGTGTGGCCCTGGCCCGGACGCTGGCCCAGCAAAGCCCCGTGCTGCTGCTGGACGAGCTGGCCGCCGGTCTGGATCTGGCCCGGATGCTGGAACTTTTCGACCTCTTGGAGCGCCGTCGCCGGGCAGGTGCCGCGCTGCTCTTGGTGATGCATGACTGCAATCTGGCGGCCCAGTATGCCACCCGCCTGCTGGGCCTGCGCGAGGGCCGTGTGTTGTTCGACGGCCCGGTGCGCCGCTGCTTCACGGCGGAGAACCTGCGCGCTCTCTATGCCGTGGACTTGCATATCGTCCCGCATCCCCGCAACGGCTTGCCCCAGGCTCTGCCCCTGCGGCCTCGTGGCCCTGAATACCGGGAGGACTCTCCGCATGAAGCCTGA